One Cyclopterus lumpus isolate fCycLum1 chromosome 7, fCycLum1.pri, whole genome shotgun sequence DNA window includes the following coding sequences:
- the opn7b gene encoding opsin 7, group member b yields MGNASETFLLVSRISKEHDFLMGTIYIIFGVLSLLGNGILLFVAYRKKSFLKPAEFFVVNLAISDLGMTMTLFPLAIPSAFTHMWLFNQTTCYVYAFCGVLFGLSSLTNLTVLSSVCWLKVCCPNYGNKFSFSHACLLVAGVWCYAAVFAVGPLSGWGEYGAEPYGTACCINWEAPSRSPVAMSYIVCLFFFCYAVPCTVIFLSYAFILLTVRGSRQAVQQHVSPQNKVTNAHALIVKLSVAVCIGFLMAWSPYAIVSMWAAFGNPTAVPPMAFALAAIFAKSSTLYNPIVYLVFKPNFRKFLCRDVALCQRTVCGCLFPGAAAHKGTCVPPHHGDECNSTRFSNGLPENHAACRHCPCPERAGRTPENLAAHSPRQTARVLKGSMNREVAVSQLSNELQSDFL; encoded by the exons ATGGGAAATGCCTCTGAAACATTTCTGCTCGTGTCCAGAATATCCAAAGAGCACGACTTCCTCATGGGAACCATCTACATCATTTTTG GTGTGCTGTCGTTGCTCGGCAACGGCATCCTGCTGTTCGTGGCCTACAGGAAGAAGTCTTTCCTGAAGCCGGCCGAGTTCTTCGTGGTGAACCTGGCCATCAGCGACCTGGGCATGACCATGACCCTGTTCCCGCTGGCCATCCCCTCGGCCTTCACTCACAT gtggCTGTTCAACCAGACGACCTGCTACGTTTACGCCTTCTGTGGCGTCCTGTTCGGCCTGAGCAGCCTGACCAACCTCACGGTGCTCTCCAGCGTCTGCTGGCTGAAGGTCTGCTGCCCGAACTACG gtaACAAGTTCTCCTTCAGCCACGCCTGCCTCCTGGTGGCCGGGGTGTGGTGCTACGCCGCGGTGTTTGCCGTGGGCCCGCTGTCGGGCTGGGGGGAGTACGGCGCCGAGCCGTACGGCACGGCGTGCTGCATCAACTGGGAGGCGCCGAGCCGCAGCCCGGTGGCCATGAGCTACATCGTgtgcctcttcttcttctgctacgCAGTGCCGTGCACCGTCATCTTCCTGTCCTACGCCTTCATCCTGCTGACGGTGCGCGGCTCCCGGCAGGCGGTGCAGCAGCACGTGTCCCCGCAGAACAAGGTCACCAACGCCCACGCGCTCATCGTCAAG ctctccgtGGCGGTCTGCATCGGTTTCCTGATGGCGTGGAGTCCGTACGCCATCGTGTCCATGTGGGCGGCGTTCGGGAACCCGACAGCCGTGCCCCCCATGGCCTTTGCCCTGGCGGCCATCTTCGCCAAGTCCTCCACCCTCTACAACCCGATCGTCTACCTGGTCTTCAAGCCCAACTTCCGCAAGTTCCTGTGCCGGGACGTGGCCCTGTGCCAGAGGACGGTCTGCGGCTGCCTCTTCCCGGGCGCCGCGGCGCACAAGGGAACCTGCGTGCCGCCGCATCACGGCGACGAGTGCAACTCCACGAGGTTCTCCAACGGGCTGCCGGAGAACCACGCGGCCTGCAGACACTGTCCCTGCCCGGAGAGAGCGGGCAGAACCCCGGAGAACCTTGCGGCGCACAGCCCCCGGCAGACTGCCAGGGTACTGAAGGGATCCATGAACAGGGAGGTGGCGGTCAGTCAGCTGTCCAACGAGCTGCAGAGCGACTTCCTGTAG